Genomic window (Desulforapulum autotrophicum HRM2):
GGATGACCATCATGAACACTAAATCCAAATTTGCCATTGAGGTTGCACACCTGACCGTCAGTTACAATGCACGACCGGCCCTGTTGGATGTGAGTGTGAACATTGAGGCCGATCAACTGGTCGGTGTCATTGGTCCCAACGGTGCCGGAAAATCTACGTTTATCAAGGCGGTTCTTGGATTTGTAAAGCCAGATCTGGGAACAGTTCGCATCGCAGGAAGCAATGCCCAGAATGCAAAGGGGCTGGTTGCTTATGTTCCCCAGCGGGGTGCCGTTGACTGGGACTTTCCGATAACTGTAAAAGAGGTCGCTCTCATGGGCCGTTATCAAAAAATCCCCTGGTATTCATCCCCTGGAAAAAAAGACTGGGAAACTGCAATGGAAGCCCTGAAAATGGTCAGAATGGAAGAATTTTCAGATCGGCAGATCGGAGAACTTTCAGGCGGGCAACAGCAAAGGGTTTTCATGGCAAGGGCCCTGGCCCAGGGCAGCAATATTTTATTATTGGATGAACCCTTTGCCGGTGTGGACGCGGCGACGGAACGGGCCATTCTGGAAGTGCTTGACCGGGCAAAAAAATCTGGAAAAACGCTGGTGGTGGTCCACCACGATCTGTCAACTGCTGCTGAATACTTTGACAAACTTCTGCTTATCAAGCAACGGTTATATGCCTATGGGGAACCCACTGCTGTTCTTCAGGAGGACCTTCTCAGTCAGGTTTACGAAGGCCGGCTGAGAATATTCAAGGATATCGTAAAAAAGGAGAATACCTGATGTTTGATTTGTTTATCTCCCCCCTGACGGAAACTTATTTCCAGAAAGCGCTGATTGGCGGATCAATTGTCGCCATCGTTGCCGCTGTTGTGGGTTGCCTTGTGGTCCTCAGACGGATGGCTTTCCTGGGAGATGCACTGTCCCATGCCATGATTGCAGGGGTTGCCGGTGGATATCTTGTGATGAAATTCTTTTTCGGGCTGGAAGCCCATGCGCCCGGCATGCTTTTAGGATCATTGATTGCTGCGATTTCAACGGTTGCACTCATCAGTTTTGTCTCAAGGATATCTCGAGTAAAAGAAGATACCGCCATTGGAATCATGTACACAGGCATTTTTGCCCTGGGGGTCGTTTTTGTATCCATTTTCAGACATTATATACATATAGATCTGATGCATTTTATCATGGGAGACATTCTTGGAGTTGCGGATACGGACCTCTGGGTCAGTGCCTTTGTGGCTGCCACTGTTCTTACCATTCTAATTCTTTTTTTCAGGCATTTCCAATTAGCTACTTTTGATCCGATCATGGCGGCATCCATCGGGCTACCGGTTGTCTTTCTGGATTATCTTTTAACAACATGTGTATCGCTGGTTGTTGTGAGTGCAGTAAGTATGGTTGGGGTCATCCTTGTGGTTGGCCTCTTAATCACACCGGCGGCAACTGCCTATCTGCTCAGCGACCGGCTGGATAAAATGATGATGCTTGCATCCCTGTTCGGCTTTACCAGCGTGGTCGGCGGCCTATATCTCTGCGTCTGGCTTGATTCTTCCGGCGGCGGAGCGATCATGCTTTTCTGTACACTCCAATTTCTTGTTGTACTGACTGTGGCGCCTAAATATGGTCTTTTATCACGGTGGATCCGACTGCGAAACCTCATCCCCCAGCAAAATATTGAAGATATACTCACAACAATACTTCGATATGACAAATCTACTCCAAAAAATATTATCGCAAAATACGTCGAAACGGGGAAAGGTCTCAATAGAGCGTTAAGGCAAATGATACAAGACAACTTATTATTAGAAAAAAATTCATATTATACGCTTACCGAAAAAGGTTTGATTGAGGCAAAAAAAGTGCTGCGGGCTCACAGGCTTTGGGAAACGTATCTTGAAAAGATCGGCACCCCTGAAAATGAAGTACATCCAACAGCTCACCACCTAGAACATCTCCATGGCAAGGAGACCATTGACTATCTTGACAAAAAACTTGGAAGCCCCAAAAAAGATCCCCATGGAAAAATGATTCCAGAATAGACTGGGCAGAGAAAACGTTCCCTATACCTTACTTTCTCCCACGACCTGCAGGGAAAAATTCAAGTAGTCATTTGGAAATTAAACTCAAAAATTTATGTCAGACTAAAAACTCTATTTTATTTCACAATTCTCTCTAATTTTCCCAATCATTTCCTGTTAACATTTTCACCAGGATTTTATTATTAAAGCCAATTGACAAATTGCTTTTACATGAGTTCAATCAAGGAAATGAAATATGAACAACCCATTGAATTGTGACCGTAGAGATTTCATAAAATATGCCGGACTGGGAGTTGCTGCAATGTCCTTTGGAGGGATGCTACTCTCTTCCAACGCAGGCGCAACCTCCATGGCGGCTGTAAACACGGATGAGGTTGATACGGATGTCCTGATCGTCGGTGGCGGTGTTTCAGCAACCTTTGCCGCGGTCAAGGCAGCGGCAAAGGGCGTCAAAGTAACCCTCGTTGACAAGGGATATGTGGGCCGATCCGGTCTGACGCCCTATTTTAATGGTTTTGCGTATTATGACCCCAACGATCCAGACAGTACGACTCCGGAAGCCTGGCACCATGGATTCATGTGGGCAACGGAATCGATATCAAGAAAAGATTATATTGATATGTTCCTCGAAGATTCAAAGGCCCGGTGGGATGAAATCAGTTCATGGGTCGGCCTGCAACCGAACAAGGCAGGCAAAGGCCCTTTCCTGAGAAAGCAGATAGAAAAAAGCGGCACCCAGATCATTGAGGGCGTCATGATTACCGAACTCCTTGAAAAGGACGGCAGGGTCATCGGCGCCGTAGGACTCCCCAGGGAAGAAGATAAAACCATTATATTCAGGGCGGGTGCTGTGGTGCTATGTACCGGTGCAGGCACATTCAAGGCACCGGGATGGCCTGCATCCCCCAATACTTTTGACGGACACATCATGGCCTACAAGATAGGCGCGCAAATCGCTGGAAAAGAGTGGAATGATTTTCACGGAACCAATCCGACAACTCCCGGGGACTGT
Coding sequences:
- a CDS encoding metal ABC transporter ATP-binding protein; translated protein: MNTKSKFAIEVAHLTVSYNARPALLDVSVNIEADQLVGVIGPNGAGKSTFIKAVLGFVKPDLGTVRIAGSNAQNAKGLVAYVPQRGAVDWDFPITVKEVALMGRYQKIPWYSSPGKKDWETAMEALKMVRMEEFSDRQIGELSGGQQQRVFMARALAQGSNILLLDEPFAGVDAATERAILEVLDRAKKSGKTLVVVHHDLSTAAEYFDKLLLIKQRLYAYGEPTAVLQEDLLSQVYEGRLRIFKDIVKKENT
- a CDS encoding metal ABC transporter permease; the encoded protein is MFDLFISPLTETYFQKALIGGSIVAIVAAVVGCLVVLRRMAFLGDALSHAMIAGVAGGYLVMKFFFGLEAHAPGMLLGSLIAAISTVALISFVSRISRVKEDTAIGIMYTGIFALGVVFVSIFRHYIHIDLMHFIMGDILGVADTDLWVSAFVAATVLTILILFFRHFQLATFDPIMAASIGLPVVFLDYLLTTCVSLVVVSAVSMVGVILVVGLLITPAATAYLLSDRLDKMMMLASLFGFTSVVGGLYLCVWLDSSGGGAIMLFCTLQFLVVLTVAPKYGLLSRWIRLRNLIPQQNIEDILTTILRYDKSTPKNIIAKYVETGKGLNRALRQMIQDNLLLEKNSYYTLTEKGLIEAKKVLRAHRLWETYLEKIGTPENEVHPTAHHLEHLHGKETIDYLDKKLGSPKKDPHGKMIPE